In one window of Raphanus sativus cultivar WK10039 unplaced genomic scaffold, ASM80110v3 Scaffold2383, whole genome shotgun sequence DNA:
- the LOC130505566 gene encoding GDSL esterase/lipase At5g55050-like, which produces MPTNNTPFLTMFLLLLGLLRFNSFTGLEAATGKLALVPGLYVFGDSLVDAGNNNYLAISISKANYPHNGVDFPNKKATGRFCNGKNAADAIAEKFGLPLPPPYLSLKGPFKEENKKSAAVTGVNFASGGAGIFNSSDHKLGQAIPLSHQVNHWLSIHQELTSQLGPAEAQNHLSKSLFAVVIGSNDLFDYFGSFKLRQETNPQQYTQSMANELKKQLKRIHDTGARRFLVIGVAEIGCIPGKRAKNSTVHECDEEANTWCSLYNEALVKMLQQLKQELQSSMTYSYFDNFKSLHDIISNPARYGLTDVTSACCGNGKLNADIPCLPIARYCSDRAKYLFWDRYGHPTEAAARILVDLMLSDDSQYSSPLNLNQLISS; this is translated from the exons ATGCCGACGAACAATACACCGTTCCTCACCATGTTTCTCCTCCTCCTCGGTTTACTCCGGTTCAATTCATTTACAGGTCTAGAAGCAGCAACCGGAAAACTAGCTTTGGTTCCGGGATTATACGTTTTCGGAGATTCATTGGTTGATGCCGGGAACAATAATTACTTAGCAATCTCTATATCCAAAGCTAATTATCCACATAACGGCGTCGATTTTCCTAACAAGAAAGCCACCGGAAGATTCTGTAACGGAAAGAACGCCGCCGATGCTATCG cTGAAAAATTTGGATTACCACTACCACCGCCGTATCTCTCACTGAAAGGCCCATTTAaagaggaaaataaaaaatctgcCGCCGTGACCGGTGTAAATTTTGCTTCAGGAGGAGCCGGAATTTTCAACAGTTCCGACCATAAACTT GGACAAGCTATTCCTTTGTCACACCAAGTGAACCATTGGCTCTCTATTCATCAAGAACTGACGAGTCAGCTCGGACCAGCCGAAGCACAAAACCATCTATCCAAATCTCTGTTCGCTGTGGTCATTGGCAGTAATGATCTTTTCGACTACTTTGGATCGTTCAAACTTAGACAAGAGACCAATCCTCAACAATATACACAATCAATGGCTAATGAACTCAAAAAGCAACTGAAG AGAATTCACGATACTGGAGCACGTAGATTCCTAGTAATCGGAGTAGCAGAGATTGGTTGCATACCGGGGAAAAGAGCGAAGAACTCGACGGTCCATGAATGTGACGAAGAGGCAAACACGTGGTGCTCTTTGTACAACGAAGCTCTGGTAAAGATGTTGCAACAACTCAAACAAGAGTTGCAAAGCTCAATGACTTACTCTTACTTTGACAACTTCAAGTCCTTGCATGACATTATTTCCAACCCTGCTCGTTACG GTTTGACTGACGTGACATCAGCATGTTGTGGAAATGGGAAACTAAACGCAGATATTCCTTGTCTTCCAATCGCGAGGTATTGTTCAGACAGAGCCAAGTATCTCTTCTGGGATCGCTACGGTCATCCCACGGAAGCTGCTGCTCGTATCCTCGTGGATCTTATGTTATCTGATGATTCGCAATATTCATCTCCTTTAAATCTCAATCAACTGATCTCTTCATGA